In one Agathobacter rectalis ATCC 33656 genomic region, the following are encoded:
- a CDS encoding metal ABC transporter substrate-binding protein gives MKNKCKFVGIMFLCILIVCTLAVMAYEHTAGMKGAAGGASNASGNTKNTDEADDMLTVVTSFYPMYIATLNIVDGVKGVRLENLSEPQTGCLHDFQLTPEDMKLLSTADVFVINGGGIESFMSDVAKAYPKLDVVEACEDVALLSEDDADSDHDHDHEADAESDSAHDHDHGDENAHAWMSVPRYRTMVQTIASQLAEKDAKHADEYYANAKAYDAKLAVLEEKINSIKSLTNGQNIIIFHEAYAYVADDFSMNACYLLDLDEERSVSAGEIKQVIGAIKDDGVSVILAEELYGKSMGDTVSRETDVHVIYIDPLNRGEYDKDSYLDGMEHNIELIKEAITK, from the coding sequence ATGAAGAATAAATGCAAATTTGTAGGCATTATGTTTTTGTGTATATTGATAGTGTGTACGCTTGCGGTAATGGCATATGAGCACACAGCAGGTATGAAAGGCGCTGCCGGTGGAGCATCAAATGCTTCGGGCAATACAAAAAATACAGACGAAGCTGATGATATGCTTACAGTCGTGACATCCTTCTATCCTATGTACATTGCCACTTTAAACATAGTGGATGGTGTGAAAGGAGTGAGACTCGAAAATCTGAGCGAGCCACAGACCGGTTGTCTGCACGATTTTCAGCTAACACCGGAGGATATGAAGCTTTTATCCACAGCCGATGTTTTTGTAATAAACGGAGGCGGTATAGAGTCGTTTATGTCTGATGTGGCAAAGGCGTATCCGAAGCTTGATGTGGTTGAGGCCTGTGAGGATGTGGCACTTCTTTCTGAGGATGATGCAGACAGTGACCACGACCATGACCACGAAGCAGACGCAGAATCAGATAGCGCGCACGATCATGACCATGGTGATGAGAATGCCCATGCATGGATGAGCGTGCCGCGTTACCGCACCATGGTTCAGACAATCGCATCCCAGCTTGCCGAAAAGGATGCAAAGCATGCTGATGAATATTATGCAAATGCAAAAGCATATGATGCAAAGCTTGCAGTGCTTGAAGAAAAGATAAATAGCATAAAGAGTCTTACCAATGGACAGAATATCATCATATTCCATGAGGCCTATGCGTATGTAGCTGATGATTTTTCCATGAATGCATGCTATCTGTTAGACCTTGACGAGGAGCGCTCAGTCAGCGCAGGTGAGATAAAGCAGGTAATAGGTGCCATAAAGGATGACGGAGTGTCGGTAATACTCGCTGAGGAGCTCTACGGAAAGAGCATGGGAGATACCGTATCGCGTGAGACAGATGTGCATGTGATTTATATCGACCCTCTCAACAGGGGAGAGTACGACAAGGACAGCTATCTTGATGGTATGGAGCACAATATAGAGCTTATCAAAGAGGCAATTACTAAATAA
- a CDS encoding metal ABC transporter ATP-binding protein: MRKIIQPCGFHCIKINNLGVSFGEQTVLEDVNMHIHCGSFNVIIGQNGAGKSTLIKAILGEIPHTGTIEFKDTKDGHMAKLKIGYVPQSVNIEKNTPVSVYDLIASYQYNYPVFLPKSKKIEAKIRETLEVFEAEELIDKQVCNLSGGQLQRVLLSMAIMDEPNLLLLDEPVSGIDQNGMELFYKTMDYLKTHYDLAIILISHDLDYVAKYADHVVLLDKTVAKQGTVKEVFESREFERIFYTGEESWVREEEHK; this comes from the coding sequence ATGCGGAAAATAATACAGCCATGTGGCTTTCATTGCATAAAAATAAATAACCTTGGAGTGAGCTTTGGAGAGCAGACAGTGCTTGAGGATGTAAATATGCACATACACTGTGGCTCCTTCAATGTCATAATAGGCCAAAACGGTGCCGGAAAATCTACACTCATAAAGGCGATACTCGGCGAGATACCTCACACCGGTACGATTGAGTTCAAGGATACTAAGGACGGACATATGGCTAAGCTTAAAATCGGCTATGTGCCGCAGTCTGTTAATATCGAGAAAAATACACCGGTCAGCGTGTATGACCTAATAGCAAGCTATCAGTACAATTATCCTGTTTTTCTGCCAAAGAGCAAAAAGATAGAGGCAAAGATAAGGGAGACACTCGAGGTATTTGAGGCTGAGGAGCTCATCGACAAGCAGGTGTGCAACCTCTCGGGAGGACAGCTGCAGAGAGTGCTTCTTTCCATGGCAATCATGGACGAGCCGAATCTGCTGCTGTTGGATGAGCCGGTGTCCGGAATAGACCAAAACGGCATGGAGCTTTTCTATAAGACCATGGATTATTTAAAGACTCACTATGACCTTGCAATCATACTGATATCGCACGATTTGGACTATGTGGCAAAGTACGCAGACCATGTTGTGCTGCTTGATAAGACCGTTGCAAAGCAGGGAACTGTGAAGGAAGTATTCGAGAGCAGGGAATTTGAGAGAATTTTTTACACAGGAGAGGAATCCTGGGTGAGAGAGGAGGAACACAAATGA
- a CDS encoding metal ABC transporter permease: MNITSWLQYDFMRNALIAVLIITPLFGIMGTMIVNKKMAYFSDALGHSALTGIAVGVVCGMADTSLAMVIFAIVFALLLNKIGSLNTASTDTIISVFSSCSVAIGLAILSKGGNFSKYSSILVGDVLSITKTEIVYLIVIFVVTIVFWVLCFNKLNAICIHRSVAKSKGIHVRLLDNLFAVLVALIVMLSIKWIGILIINALLILPAASSRNISENMREYHFFSVIFSVFSGIVGLAVSYYTNVATGPMIVIIASVIYFSTFIFGRKLKK, from the coding sequence ATGAATATAACCTCCTGGCTTCAATATGATTTTATGAGAAATGCCCTTATCGCTGTGCTCATCATCACACCGCTTTTTGGCATAATGGGAACCATGATTGTAAACAAAAAGATGGCATACTTTTCAGATGCACTCGGACATTCAGCACTTACAGGAATCGCTGTCGGAGTGGTATGCGGCATGGCAGACACCTCGCTTGCCATGGTGATATTTGCGATAGTGTTTGCACTTCTTTTAAATAAGATAGGCAGTCTGAACACTGCATCGACAGATACCATTATATCGGTATTTTCATCGTGCTCTGTGGCGATAGGTCTTGCGATACTGTCAAAGGGCGGCAATTTCAGCAAATACTCAAGTATACTGGTGGGCGATGTGCTAAGCATCACAAAGACTGAGATAGTTTATCTAATTGTGATTTTTGTGGTCACTATAGTGTTCTGGGTGCTTTGCTTCAATAAGCTCAACGCCATATGTATACACAGGAGCGTGGCAAAAAGCAAGGGTATCCATGTGCGTCTTCTGGATAATCTGTTTGCGGTGCTTGTAGCACTCATAGTTATGCTATCCATCAAGTGGATAGGCATACTTATCATAAATGCTCTGCTTATATTACCGGCGGCTTCATCAAGGAATATTTCGGAAAATATGCGTGAGTATCATTTCTTTTCAGTGATATTTTCAGTATTTTCCGGTATAGTCGGCCTCGCAGTGTCATACTACACCAATGTGGCAACAGGTCCGATGATAGTGATTATTGCATCGGTAATATATTTTTCGACATTTATATTTGGCAGAAAGCTGAAAAAATAA
- a CDS encoding methyl-accepting chemotaxis protein, which translates to MKLDMSKWKALSIKNRLKKGFRLTTFVASASGVIAGILMILVSMRYSSALTFYGFSQGDIGKVMVTFSETRSATRALIGYTASDTLSKMSDTHDSKKESFQKYWKELQSSIKTGEEQDMYDDINSKLDSYWSLDDEIGQLGRNATDPETQKEAEERAVAELAPAYDEIYQQLVALMDTKVTEGDNLSKRLSLVSYAAFGIVIVIIVSSYFISMKIGDEVAVGISKPLDELKQRLRTFAQGDLEAPFPAVDSQDEIADMVGVAKNMAADLKTIISDSDKLLGKMAEGDYTVSSDMEDKYTGDFIGLLMAMRQMKTQMNDVMSHINEISSLVTAGSNNLAQAAQEIAEGAMDQSAAIEELQATFADITGGVEKTSEKLNDTYRIAQEYAEEADHSHTEMQGMVDVIGRINDTSKQIENIISEIEDIASQTNLLSLNAAIEAARAGEAGKGFAVVAGQIRSLSEQSAKAAVDTRQLIESAIAVSNEGNEAAERVSTSIEKVINGMKEVADSSQKLSEIAEEQAKAMEQAEAGINQISDVVQSNSANAEETSATSEELSAQAETMNELISKFILEKK; encoded by the coding sequence ATGAAATTAGACATGTCAAAGTGGAAAGCACTTAGCATCAAAAATCGTTTAAAGAAAGGCTTCAGACTGACTACATTTGTAGCATCGGCATCGGGGGTTATCGCGGGTATTCTTATGATTCTTGTATCAATGAGATATTCCAGCGCACTAACCTTTTACGGATTTTCACAGGGAGATATAGGAAAGGTTATGGTAACCTTCTCAGAGACACGAAGCGCTACACGAGCTCTTATCGGTTATACAGCTTCTGACACATTAAGTAAGATGTCTGATACACATGATTCTAAAAAGGAATCATTTCAAAAATACTGGAAAGAGCTGCAAAGCTCTATAAAGACAGGTGAGGAGCAGGATATGTATGATGATATAAACAGTAAGCTCGATTCATACTGGAGTCTCGATGATGAAATCGGACAGTTAGGTAGGAATGCTACAGATCCTGAGACACAGAAGGAAGCCGAGGAGAGAGCAGTAGCAGAGCTTGCACCTGCATATGATGAGATATATCAGCAGCTTGTTGCCCTTATGGATACAAAGGTAACAGAGGGAGATAATTTAAGCAAGAGATTATCATTAGTATCATATGCCGCATTTGGTATTGTTATTGTTATCATTGTCAGTTCATATTTTATCTCGATGAAAATCGGGGACGAAGTTGCAGTTGGTATTTCTAAACCACTCGATGAGTTAAAACAGAGATTACGTACATTTGCACAGGGTGATCTTGAGGCTCCATTCCCGGCAGTTGATTCACAAGATGAAATTGCTGATATGGTAGGGGTTGCGAAAAACATGGCAGCAGACCTTAAGACTATCATATCTGACTCTGACAAGCTTCTTGGAAAGATGGCAGAAGGAGATTATACAGTTTCATCAGACATGGAAGATAAATATACCGGAGATTTTATTGGACTTCTCATGGCAATGCGTCAGATGAAGACACAGATGAATGATGTTATGTCACATATCAATGAGATATCATCACTTGTTACAGCAGGTTCTAACAACCTTGCTCAGGCAGCACAGGAAATCGCAGAAGGTGCTATGGATCAGTCAGCAGCCATTGAGGAGCTTCAGGCTACATTTGCAGATATCACAGGCGGTGTTGAGAAAACATCTGAGAAGCTCAATGATACATACAGGATTGCACAGGAGTATGCTGAGGAAGCAGATCACAGCCATACAGAGATGCAGGGCATGGTTGATGTTATCGGACGCATCAATGATACATCTAAGCAGATTGAGAATATCATTTCTGAGATTGAGGATATTGCCAGTCAGACAAACCTTCTTTCACTCAATGCAGCTATCGAGGCAGCGCGTGCAGGTGAGGCAGGTAAAGGATTCGCAGTTGTTGCGGGACAAATCAGAAGTCTTTCAGAGCAGAGTGCCAAGGCTGCAGTTGACACACGTCAGCTTATAGAGAGTGCCATTGCGGTATCTAACGAGGGTAATGAAGCTGCAGAGCGCGTAAGTACTTCTATTGAAAAGGTTATTAATGGTATGAAGGAAGTTGCAGATTCTTCTCAAAAACTCAGCGAGATTGCAGAGGAGCAGGCAAAGGCTATGGAGCAGGCAGAGGCCGGTATTAATCAGATATCAGATGTTGTACAGTCCAACTCAGCAAATGCAGAGGAAACATCAGCAACAAGTGAGGAGCTTTCAGCACAGGCGGAGACAATGAACGAGCTGATTAGCAAATTTATATTGGAAAAGAAATAG
- the ispE gene encoding 4-(cytidine 5'-diphospho)-2-C-methyl-D-erythritol kinase, translating into MGSNNDISLKALAKINLGLDVVRRREDGYHEVRMIMQTIHLYDRLDIKRTKEPGIQIQTNLSFLPVNENNLIYKAAKLLMDEFSITDGVSVKLDKRIPVAAGMAGGSTDAAAMLIGVNRLFSLGLTKRQLMERGVQIGADVPYCIMRGTALAEGIGEALSPLPPMVKCPVLIAKPSISVSTKFVYQNLKLDDTTIHPDIDHLIDDIKAKNLHDIAAHMGNVLETVTIPNYPVIDEIKKHMLSNGAVGAMMSGSGPTVFGLFDDEDTAKKAYKAMRSSHLARQVYLTSVYNNRK; encoded by the coding sequence ATGGGTAGTAATAACGATATTTCATTAAAAGCATTAGCCAAGATTAATCTGGGGCTCGATGTTGTGAGGCGCAGAGAGGACGGATATCATGAGGTCCGTATGATTATGCAGACCATTCATCTGTATGACAGGCTTGATATCAAAAGGACAAAGGAGCCGGGCATACAGATACAGACCAATCTGTCTTTTCTCCCTGTAAACGAGAACAATCTCATATACAAGGCTGCAAAGCTTCTGATGGATGAGTTTTCTATAACTGACGGTGTATCAGTGAAGCTGGACAAGCGTATTCCTGTTGCAGCAGGGATGGCGGGGGGCAGTACTGATGCGGCAGCTATGCTTATAGGTGTAAACAGGCTTTTTTCACTGGGACTGACAAAGAGACAGCTTATGGAAAGAGGTGTGCAGATAGGTGCGGATGTACCATACTGTATTATGAGAGGCACGGCGCTGGCCGAGGGCATAGGAGAGGCGCTTAGTCCTCTTCCTCCAATGGTAAAGTGTCCGGTGCTTATTGCAAAGCCGTCCATCTCGGTATCCACAAAATTTGTGTATCAGAATCTGAAGCTTGATGATACGACTATTCATCCGGATATAGACCACCTGATAGATGATATAAAGGCTAAGAATCTGCATGATATCGCAGCGCATATGGGAAATGTCTTAGAGACTGTGACCATACCAAATTATCCGGTGATAGATGAGATAAAGAAGCATATGCTTTCAAATGGCGCGGTAGGAGCCATGATGAGCGGTAGTGGTCCGACGGTTTTTGGTCTGTTTGACGATGAAGATACTGCAAAGAAAGCGTACAAAGCCATGAGAAGCTCACATCTTGCCAGACAGGTGTATCTGACATCTGTATACAATAATCGCAAATAA
- a CDS encoding GntR family transcriptional regulator, whose amino-acid sequence MTDNLTLNMDAYLPLRDVVFNTLREAILKGELKPGERLMELQLASKLGVSRTPIREAIRMLEQEGLAVTMPRKGAEVAKMTLKDMEDVLEVREALDELAAKIACKKISDEQLANLKTIKDEFKRSMDSGDVKKIAEEDVKFHDAIYEATSNAKLVSMMNNIREQMYRYRVEYLKDPKNYPMLVKEHDAIYRALEARNMELVTTEMHTHVANQAVAVKAVIQKQDEEKK is encoded by the coding sequence ATGACTGATAATTTAACTTTAAATATGGATGCATATCTGCCACTGCGTGATGTGGTTTTTAACACACTTCGTGAGGCAATTTTAAAGGGTGAGCTCAAGCCGGGAGAGAGACTTATGGAGCTGCAGCTTGCGTCAAAGCTTGGAGTCAGCCGTACACCTATACGTGAAGCAATCAGAATGCTTGAGCAGGAGGGGCTTGCAGTCACAATGCCGAGAAAGGGCGCAGAGGTTGCCAAGATGACTCTTAAGGATATGGAGGATGTGCTTGAGGTGAGAGAGGCTCTCGATGAGCTTGCAGCCAAAATAGCCTGTAAGAAAATCAGTGATGAGCAGCTTGCGAATCTAAAAACCATAAAGGACGAGTTCAAGAGGAGCATGGATTCAGGAGATGTGAAAAAGATAGCTGAGGAGGATGTGAAGTTTCACGATGCTATCTATGAGGCAACCAGCAATGCGAAGCTTGTATCTATGATGAACAATATCCGCGAGCAGATGTACCGCTACAGAGTGGAGTATTTGAAGGACCCAAAGAATTATCCGATGCTTGTGAAGGAGCATGACGCCATCTACAGGGCGCTTGAGGCAAGAAATATGGAGCTTGTGACTACAGAAATGCATACGCATGTGGCCAATCAGGCGGTTGCTGTGAAGGCTGTGATACAAAAGCAGGATGAAGAGAAGAAATAA
- a CDS encoding spore germination protein, whose translation MTTNIDENIKSFRQIYSDCSDIKIQEMYLGRDASIKCFVAYIEVTCAGSGINNSAFGRFTSYLEGIDRDQVKEVLDKNQAALSEFAHLHTVREAAQMMLTGDVIFFVDGYPDAFKLPDKGYPAMSIQEIDSEKVIRGSNEGFADSIKINTALIRRRLRSTRLKCKEVKKGLRGHSNVDILYVRDLVKPGLVEDVERNLDSYVIDHVGDSGVIEQFAEVKWYSPFPQLQTTKRPDVAVNALLEGRVVVLCDNSPIAIILPTTMNNFLKTADDYYNRTIAASFARLIRYVAAFMSFTLPGLYLAVTNFHTQILPTPLILAFYEARLGCPFPQLIEVLMMELSFELLREAGIRLPGAMGNTIGIVGGLIIGQAAVDANLVSPIVVILVAFTALCSFAIPSEEFAFSFRILKFAVIMMSAWLGYFGFLISLMVILLHLAKLKSCGYPYMMPFVGSELTGGEDEKDSIIRFPLRRLWRRPVFARENECRKLKGNKDD comes from the coding sequence ATGACCACAAACATAGATGAGAACATAAAAAGCTTCAGGCAGATATATTCTGACTGCTCAGATATCAAGATACAGGAGATGTATCTGGGGCGTGATGCTTCCATAAAGTGTTTTGTTGCATATATTGAGGTGACATGTGCAGGCTCCGGTATCAATAACAGTGCGTTTGGACGATTTACATCATACCTTGAAGGGATAGACCGGGATCAGGTTAAGGAAGTACTTGACAAAAATCAGGCAGCTCTATCCGAATTTGCGCATCTTCATACGGTTAGAGAGGCAGCCCAGATGATGCTGACAGGAGACGTGATATTTTTTGTGGATGGCTATCCGGATGCCTTCAAGCTTCCCGACAAGGGATATCCCGCCATGTCAATTCAGGAGATTGATTCGGAAAAGGTCATAAGAGGCTCAAATGAGGGCTTTGCTGATTCCATAAAGATAAATACTGCACTTATCAGGCGCAGGTTAAGGAGCACTCGCTTAAAGTGTAAAGAGGTGAAAAAGGGGCTTCGCGGACACAGCAATGTGGACATATTGTATGTGAGAGACCTCGTAAAACCGGGACTTGTAGAGGATGTGGAAAGGAATCTGGACAGCTATGTGATAGACCATGTGGGAGATTCGGGAGTCATTGAACAATTTGCCGAGGTGAAATGGTATTCACCGTTTCCACAGCTTCAGACCACAAAGCGGCCGGATGTGGCGGTAAATGCGCTCCTAGAAGGGCGGGTGGTGGTGCTGTGCGATAATTCACCGATAGCGATAATACTGCCAACCACCATGAACAATTTTTTAAAAACCGCAGATGATTACTATAACAGAACGATAGCGGCAAGCTTTGCCAGGCTGATAAGGTACGTGGCTGCCTTTATGTCATTTACATTGCCGGGGCTTTATCTGGCGGTCACAAATTTTCATACACAGATACTGCCGACACCACTCATACTGGCATTTTATGAAGCCAGACTCGGCTGCCCGTTTCCGCAGCTCATAGAGGTGCTCATGATGGAGCTGTCCTTTGAGCTGCTTCGCGAAGCCGGCATAAGACTTCCCGGAGCAATGGGAAACACGATAGGCATAGTCGGAGGCCTCATAATCGGACAGGCAGCAGTGGATGCAAATTTAGTAAGCCCTATAGTGGTCATTCTTGTTGCATTCACCGCACTCTGTTCGTTTGCCATACCGAGCGAGGAGTTTGCATTTTCATTTAGGATACTCAAATTCGCTGTAATAATGATGTCGGCATGGCTTGGATATTTTGGATTTTTAATAAGTCTGATGGTGATACTTTTGCATCTCGCAAAGCTCAAAAGCTGTGGTTACCCATACATGATGCCATTCGTGGGCAGCGAGCTGACAGGCGGCGAGGATGAAAAGGACAGTATCATACGATTTCCGCTTCGCAGACTATGGAGGCGGCCTGTATTTGCAAGGGAAAATGAGTGCAGAAAGCTGAAAGGAAATAAGGATGACTAA
- a CDS encoding GerAB/ArcD/ProY family transporter, translated as MTKNMSTSYTFAQNESISPRQLYRLYVFNLLGVGTLVLPNNLAKLGKYAFISIALGVFMAWLFMWIVSEVRERRKTIYDRSIDKTKYAKMLIYDLIIAIYELSQAAFLAWIFVKLIRDSLIPDESFTVVLLVIMAVCAYALSGGVECRARVYEVVFFFVLIPLAAMLLFALSDMRLDYLMIKDRVGVDFGIADIFAGAYYVFAASISVFNILFVRERTASQIRGSVSKAIFTYAGILFLLYAVLLGNFGKYSLSEIEFPAVVLMSDVQIKGSFFKRADALMLSVWFFTLFSVLNMSLYYAVLRCENFAENTREIIFTFNKNRHSCSNKQFGSDRQKSHDKEKSTMRSWCIIFVIAVTVTLAYILESGDEIVKKYLGFLMCIAIPVIVVLTIGLMLTGCSAVELEERCFPTLAAVDVVAVDTDEITDKEVTGKDVTDYKEYVSHRDDLANESSGYIEFYYNMDKSYEPEYADDIKTAVDSFEERLSQKADTNHLKVILIGKTLRKDKAAYSDFMEYCKTSKKFPRNTYVCIADDINDIFDNMGDYYEQKINKENHEDGEPIITLGTLLDDYTNEIHGAW; from the coding sequence ATGACTAAAAATATGAGCACAAGCTACACATTTGCACAAAACGAAAGCATATCGCCCCGCCAGCTATACAGGCTATACGTCTTTAATCTGCTTGGAGTCGGCACACTGGTGCTTCCAAACAATCTGGCGAAGCTTGGAAAGTATGCTTTTATCTCAATCGCACTCGGAGTATTCATGGCATGGCTATTTATGTGGATAGTAAGCGAGGTACGTGAACGTAGGAAAACAATATATGACAGAAGCATTGATAAAACAAAATATGCGAAAATGTTAATTTATGATTTAATTATTGCAATATACGAGCTGTCACAGGCCGCATTTCTTGCATGGATATTTGTAAAGCTGATACGTGACAGCCTTATACCGGATGAATCATTTACAGTTGTACTCCTTGTGATAATGGCGGTATGCGCTTATGCGCTAAGTGGCGGAGTGGAGTGCCGTGCCAGGGTATACGAGGTAGTATTTTTCTTTGTGCTGATACCGCTTGCCGCTATGCTTTTGTTTGCGCTATCGGATATGAGATTAGACTATCTGATGATTAAGGACAGAGTCGGTGTGGACTTTGGCATAGCGGATATATTTGCGGGCGCATACTATGTGTTTGCAGCATCCATTTCCGTGTTCAATATACTGTTTGTAAGGGAACGCACTGCCTCACAGATACGAGGGAGTGTGAGTAAAGCAATATTCACATATGCAGGCATTCTTTTTTTATTGTATGCAGTATTGCTTGGAAACTTCGGAAAATATTCACTGTCGGAAATAGAGTTTCCGGCTGTCGTACTGATGAGTGATGTGCAGATAAAAGGCAGCTTCTTCAAGAGGGCAGATGCACTGATGCTGTCGGTGTGGTTTTTCACGTTGTTTTCAGTACTCAATATGAGCCTTTATTATGCGGTTTTAAGATGTGAGAATTTTGCTGAAAATACGAGAGAAATTATATTTACATTTAATAAAAACCGGCATTCCTGTAGCAATAAGCAATTTGGCTCTGACAGACAGAAAAGTCATGACAAGGAAAAGAGCACTATGAGAAGCTGGTGCATCATTTTTGTCATAGCAGTCACAGTGACCTTAGCATATATTCTTGAAAGTGGAGATGAAATCGTGAAAAAATATCTTGGATTTTTAATGTGCATAGCGATACCGGTCATAGTAGTGCTGACGATAGGTCTCATGCTTACCGGCTGTAGTGCAGTGGAGCTTGAGGAGCGTTGCTTTCCGACACTTGCTGCGGTGGATGTTGTAGCTGTAGATACTGACGAAATAACCGATAAAGAAGTAACAGGTAAAGATGTAACTGATTACAAAGAATATGTTAGCCACAGAGATGATTTGGCAAATGAAAGTAGCGGATATATAGAGTTTTATTATAACATGGACAAATCCTATGAGCCCGAATATGCAGATGATATCAAAACAGCCGTGGACAGCTTCGAGGAGCGGCTGTCACAAAAAGCCGATACCAATCATCTGAAGGTGATATTAATAGGAAAAACACTTAGAAAAGATAAAGCAGCTTATTCAGACTTCATGGAATATTGCAAGACATCAAAAAAATTTCCGAGAAACACATATGTGTGCATAGCAGATGATATAAATGATATCTTTGATAACATGGGTGATTATTATGAGCAGAAAATAAATAAGGAGAATCATGAGGATGGTGAACCGATAATTACACTTGGCACATTGCTGGATGACTATACGAATGAAATTCATGGAGCATGGTAA
- the spoIIR gene encoding stage II sporulation protein R has protein sequence MRKKIIITTIAIISLTAAIAAKNHTPAANTNSIACTADMQKSIAGKILRFHVLANSDSEADQNVKKQVRDAVGAYIEPYLLECENIEETRATVNDHMDEIIAVSKETLAANGFTYGASAELTHTDFPEKTYGDYTFPEGNYEALEITLGDGAGHNWWCVLYPNMCFRGSVYEVVEDEAKENLKEVLTPDEYESIFDSGKYEIKLKILDIFR, from the coding sequence ATGAGAAAGAAAATAATAATAACAACCATAGCAATAATATCCCTTACGGCAGCGATAGCTGCAAAAAATCATACACCTGCCGCAAACACCAATAGTATAGCGTGTACAGCCGACATGCAAAAATCCATCGCCGGCAAAATCCTGCGTTTCCACGTGCTGGCAAACAGCGACAGCGAAGCAGACCAGAATGTGAAAAAGCAGGTGCGCGATGCAGTAGGGGCTTACATAGAGCCATATCTGCTGGAGTGCGAGAATATCGAAGAAACCAGAGCCACCGTAAATGACCATATGGACGAAATAATAGCGGTATCAAAGGAGACGCTTGCAGCAAACGGTTTTACATATGGCGCATCGGCAGAGCTTACACACACCGATTTCCCGGAAAAGACGTATGGGGACTATACATTTCCTGAGGGAAATTACGAGGCGCTTGAAATAACACTGGGCGATGGAGCCGGTCATAACTGGTGGTGCGTGCTGTATCCAAACATGTGCTTTAGGGGCAGTGTGTACGAGGTGGTGGAGGACGAAGCAAAGGAAAATCTTAAGGAGGTACTCACTCCGGACGAGTATGAGAGCA